One part of the Musa acuminata AAA Group cultivar baxijiao chromosome BXJ1-5, Cavendish_Baxijiao_AAA, whole genome shotgun sequence genome encodes these proteins:
- the LOC103985673 gene encoding MDIS1-interacting receptor like kinase 2-like isoform X1, producing the protein MKLIHAPTPLLNLLFLLFSFSPSNTAAETETQALLAWKSSLLQPDSLASWSLANSTTPCEWFGVRCDSGGSVVVQLSLPYSNLVGTLGNLDFSSLPNLTTLDLSYNNLAGAVPSNISALSKLTSLDLSSNNFSGSIPREIGQLSELLELRLDNNSFGGGIPYQLSGLQKVQLLDLGSNYLETPDYSNFTGMPSLTYLDLFLNSLTEEFPPFILKCTNLTYLDLSANGFTGPIPESLAINLVSLEYLNLSFNSFEGVIPASLAKLPRLRDLRLGGNNLVGGVPATLGSISSLRVLELYNNSLGGPIPPSLGQLQKLERLDIKLAGLNSTIPPELGNCTNLNYIELSTNRLEGEFPGSFVKLTKMREFGISSNSLSGKIPSDFFGSWPQLISFQVQNNSITGRIPSEIGLATNLTYLFLYTNNLSGPIPVEIGNLVNLFQLDLSENSLTGTIPSTIGNLTNLSVLNLFYNNLTGSIPEEIGNMTALASIDLNTNNLEGELPSSIAELPNLASLSVFTNNLAGSIPRDLGQNGLLQNVSFSNNSFSGELPRGLCTGFALHHLLVNSNNFSGYLPSCLRNCSKLLRVRLDWNHFSGNLEEAFGVHPDLVYLDLTGNQLTGTLSPDWAEFKSLTYLHVDGNSISGDIPAALGNMTNLQDLSLASNYLAGGIPPEIGKLEFLFKLNLSSNMLTGSIPSELGELDPLTHLDLSGNELTGRVTAELANLNDLLLLDLSMNKLRGEIPYQIGNLNSLQILLDLSSNSLSGTIPSNLGKLTRLQKLNISHNNLSGEIPDSLSEMVSLESVDFSYNNFTGPIPEGGAFRNASFEAYVGNLGLCGDVKGLLSCFSTSVEVSHKHHKRLVIAIVVPVVGVLVLAATVITIMLLCRDDPREKLEMEKAARESSESSIWERECKFTFMDIANATGNFDEACCIGRGRFGSVYKAELPTGQVVAVKRFHVAHSEEMVNMYQKSFDNEIAALTEVRHRNIVKLHGFCSKSGYMYLVYEYVSRGSLGEVLHGEEGGTKLDWAMRVKVVHGLVHALAYLHHDCSLPIVHRDVSVNNILLESDFEPRLSDFGTAKLLNPDSSNWTTVAGSYGYMAPELAYTMRVTEKCDVYSFGVVALEVLMGKHPGELISSLPSLPEGKELLLKETLDQRLPAPAGQLAEEVVFIVKVALACISSNPSSRPSMRFVAQEISAQTQACIRQPFETITIGMLNGFQE; encoded by the exons ATGAAGCTGATCCATGCCCCAACTCCCCTCCTcaaccttctcttcctcctcttctccttctcgccTTCGAACACCGCAGCAGAAACAGAAACGCAAGCTCTTCTAGCGTGGAAATCCAGCCTGCTCCAGCCTGACTCTCTTGCCTCATGGTCCCTCGCCAACTCCACCACCCCATGCGAGTGGTTCGGCGTTCGCTGCGACTCCGGCGGCAGCGTCGTCGTGCAGCTGAGTTTACCGTATTCCAACCTCGTCGGCACTCTCGGTAACTTGGATTTCTCCTCTTTGCCCAACCTCACAACTCTCGATCTCAGCTACAATAACCTCGCCGGCGCCGTCCCTTCCAACATCTCTGCTCTGTCCAAACTCACCTCATTAGACCTCAGCAGTAACAACTTCAGCGGATCCATTCCGCGGGAGATTGGGCAGCTGTCGGAGCTCCTCGAGCTCCGTCTCGACAACAACAGCTTCGGCGGAGGGATACCCTACCAGCTTAGCGGTCTGCAGAAGGTGCAGCTCCTCGACCTCGGATCCAATTACTTGGAAACACCGGACTACTCCAATTTCACCGGCATGCCTTCTTTGACATACCTCGATCTGTTCCTCAACAGCCTGACAGAAGAATTCCCTCCGTTCATACTGAAATGCACCAACTTAACATACCTTGATCTCTCAGCGAACGGATTCACAGGTCCAATCCCGGAGTCATTGGCTATCAACTTAGTAAGCCTCGAGTACCTGAATCTTTCATTTAATTCCTTTGAAGGAGTAATTCCAGCTTCTCTTGCTAAGCTACCGCGGCTTCGAGACCTTCGCCTGGGAGGAAACAACCTCGTCGGAGGGGTGCCGGCGACACTAGGATCCATTTCCAGCCTTCGAGTTCTTGAGCTTTACAACAACTCATTGGGTGGACCGATTCCACCTTCGCTAGGTCAGCTCCAGAAGCTGGAACGCCTCGACATCAAATTGGCAGGACTGAACTCCACCATCCCTCCTGAACTCGGCAACTGTACCAATCTGAACTACATAGAACTGTCTACCAATCGGCTCGAGGGAGAATTTCCAGGATCCTTTGTGAAGCTCACCAAAATGAGGGAGTTCGGGATCTCCTCCAACTCGCTTTCCGGCAAGATCCCGTCGGACTTCTTCGGTAGTTGGCCTCAGCTTATTTCCTTTCAGGTGCAGAACAACTCCATCACTGGGCGGATTCCCTCGGAGATTGGACTAGCGACGAATCTGACATACCTCTTCCTCTACACCAACAATCTTTCCGGTCCAATTCCGGTGGAGATTGGGAATTTGGTGAACTTGTTCCAGTTGGATCTGTCAGAGAACTCGCTGACGGGTACAATCCCTTCGACAATCGGCAACCTCACGAACTTATCTGTCTTGAATCTCTTCTACAACAATCTCACCGGCTCGATCCCGGAGGAGATTGGAAACATGACTGCACTGGCTAGCATTGACCTCAACACCAACAATTTAGAGGGGGAGCTGCCAAGTTCCATCGCTGAGCTTCCAAACCTTGCTTCTCTATCCGTCTTCACCAACAACCTCGCTGGTAGCATCCCCCGAGACCTCGGACAGAATGGCCTGTTGCAGAACGTCAGCTTCTCGAACAATTCCTTCTCCGGTGAACTGCCTCGAGGATTGTGCACCGGCTTCGCCCTTCACCACCTCCTGGTGAATAGCAACAATTTCTCCGGCTATTTGCCGTCTTGTTTGCGGAATTGCTCGAAGCTGCTTCGAGTCCGATTGGACTGGAACCACTTCAGTGGGAACTTAGAAGAAGCTTTCGGAGTACACCCCGACCTTGTTTACTTAGACCTCACTGGAAACCAGTTGACTGGCACGCTCTCGCCGGACTGGGCAGAGTTCAAGAGCCTCACTTACTTGCACGTAGACGGCAATAGCATCTCCGGTGACATTCCCGCAGCATTGGGAAACATGACCAATCTACAAGATCTGAGCTTGGCGTCAAACTATCTGGCAGGAGGCATCCCACCTGAAATCGGGAAATTGGAGTTCTTATTTAAGCTCAACTTGAGCAGCAACATGTTAACAGGTTCGATTCCTTCAGAGCTAGGAGAGCTTGATCCACTAACACATCTTGATCTATCAGGAAATGAACTCACTGGCCGAGTCACTGCGGAGCTCGCTAATCTGAACGACCTGTTGTTGTTGGATCTGAGCATGAATAAGTTGAGAGGGGAGATACCATATCAGATAGGAAACTTGAATTCTCTCCAAATTCTGTTAGACTTGAGTAGCAATTCTCTCTCTGGGACGATACCATCAAATCTTGGGAAGCTGACGAGGCTGCAAAAGCTCAACATCTCCCATAACAATCTTTCAGGTGAAATCCCAGATTCTTTATCAGAAATGGTCAGCCTGGAATCTGTGGACTTCTCCTACAACAATTTCACAGGTCCGATTCCAGAAGGAGGTGCTTTCCGGAATGCGTCTTTCGAAGCCTATGTGGGTAATCTGGGGCTATGCGGAGATGTGAAAGGCTTACTTTCTTGTTTCTCTACCTCCGTTGAAGTTTCTCACAAGCATCACAAACGACTCGTCATCGCGATCGTTGTTCCAGTTGTGGGGGTGTTGGTGTTGGCGGCCACAGTCATAACGATCATGCTATTATGCAGGGATGACCCTCGAGAGAAGCTTGAGATGGAGAAAGCAGCCAGGGAAAGTTCCGAGTCATCGATATGGGAAAGAGAATGCAAGTTCACTTTCATGGACATTGCGAATGCGACGGGCAACTTCGACGAAGCTTGCTGCATTGGAAGAGGACGATTCGGAAGCGTCTACAAGGCGGAGCTGCCGACAGGGCAGGTAGTTGCTGTGAAGCGTTTTCACGTTGCGCATTCTGAAGAGATGGTGAACATGTATCAGAAGAGCTTCGACAACGAGATCGCAGCTCTCACAGAGGTCAGACACCGAAACATCGTGAAGCTGCACGGGTTCTGCTCGAAGAGCGGATACATGTACTTGGTGTACGAGTACGTCAGCAGGGGTAGCTTGGGGGAGGTGCTGCATGGGGAGGAAGGGGGGACGAAACTGGACTGGGCGATGAGAGTGAAGGTTGTACACGGGTTGGTTCATGCCTTGGCCTATCTGCACCACGATTGCTCCCTGCCGATCGTGCATCGTGATGTCTCGGTGAACAACATCTTGCTGGAGTCGGATTTCGAGCCTCGTTTGTCCGATTTCGGAACAGCGAAGTTGTTGAACCCTGATTCTTCCAATTGGACCACTGTTGCTGGATCCTACGGCTACATGGCTCCAG AGCTCGCTTACACAATGAGGGTGACAGAGAAATGCGATGTCTACAGCTTTGGGGTTGTAGCACTGGAAGTCCTGATGGGGAAGCACCCAGGGGAACTCAtttcctctctgccttcgttgccgGAAGGAAAAGAATTGTTGCTGAAGGAAACGCTGGACCAACGATTGCCTGCTCCGGCCGGCCAGTTAGCAGAGGAGGTCGTCTTCATCGTGAAGGTGGCACTGGCGTGCATTAGCAGCAATCCATCGTCGCGTCCTTCCATGCGTTTCGTCGCGCAGGAGATATCTGCTCAAACCCAAGCTTGCATTCGTCAGCCGTTCGAAACGATTACAATCGGCATGCTAAATGGTTTTCAGGAATGA
- the LOC103985673 gene encoding MDIS1-interacting receptor like kinase 2-like isoform X2: MKLIHAPTPLLNLLFLLFSFSPSNTAAETETQALLAWKSSLLQPDSLASWSLANSTTPCEWFGVRCDSGGSVVVQLSLPYSNLVGTLGNLDFSSLPNLTTLDLSYNNLAGAVPSNISALSKLTSLDLSSNNFSGSIPREIGQLSELLELRLDNNSFGGGIPYQLSGLQKVQLLDLGSNYLETPDYSNFTGMPSLTYLDLFLNSLTEEFPPFILKCTNLTYLDLSANGFTGPIPESLAINLLPRLRDLRLGGNNLVGGVPATLGSISSLRVLELYNNSLGGPIPPSLGQLQKLERLDIKLAGLNSTIPPELGNCTNLNYIELSTNRLEGEFPGSFVKLTKMREFGISSNSLSGKIPSDFFGSWPQLISFQVQNNSITGRIPSEIGLATNLTYLFLYTNNLSGPIPVEIGNLVNLFQLDLSENSLTGTIPSTIGNLTNLSVLNLFYNNLTGSIPEEIGNMTALASIDLNTNNLEGELPSSIAELPNLASLSVFTNNLAGSIPRDLGQNGLLQNVSFSNNSFSGELPRGLCTGFALHHLLVNSNNFSGYLPSCLRNCSKLLRVRLDWNHFSGNLEEAFGVHPDLVYLDLTGNQLTGTLSPDWAEFKSLTYLHVDGNSISGDIPAALGNMTNLQDLSLASNYLAGGIPPEIGKLEFLFKLNLSSNMLTGSIPSELGELDPLTHLDLSGNELTGRVTAELANLNDLLLLDLSMNKLRGEIPYQIGNLNSLQILLDLSSNSLSGTIPSNLGKLTRLQKLNISHNNLSGEIPDSLSEMVSLESVDFSYNNFTGPIPEGGAFRNASFEAYVGNLGLCGDVKGLLSCFSTSVEVSHKHHKRLVIAIVVPVVGVLVLAATVITIMLLCRDDPREKLEMEKAARESSESSIWERECKFTFMDIANATGNFDEACCIGRGRFGSVYKAELPTGQVVAVKRFHVAHSEEMVNMYQKSFDNEIAALTEVRHRNIVKLHGFCSKSGYMYLVYEYVSRGSLGEVLHGEEGGTKLDWAMRVKVVHGLVHALAYLHHDCSLPIVHRDVSVNNILLESDFEPRLSDFGTAKLLNPDSSNWTTVAGSYGYMAPELAYTMRVTEKCDVYSFGVVALEVLMGKHPGELISSLPSLPEGKELLLKETLDQRLPAPAGQLAEEVVFIVKVALACISSNPSSRPSMRFVAQEISAQTQACIRQPFETITIGMLNGFQE, translated from the exons ATGAAGCTGATCCATGCCCCAACTCCCCTCCTcaaccttctcttcctcctcttctccttctcgccTTCGAACACCGCAGCAGAAACAGAAACGCAAGCTCTTCTAGCGTGGAAATCCAGCCTGCTCCAGCCTGACTCTCTTGCCTCATGGTCCCTCGCCAACTCCACCACCCCATGCGAGTGGTTCGGCGTTCGCTGCGACTCCGGCGGCAGCGTCGTCGTGCAGCTGAGTTTACCGTATTCCAACCTCGTCGGCACTCTCGGTAACTTGGATTTCTCCTCTTTGCCCAACCTCACAACTCTCGATCTCAGCTACAATAACCTCGCCGGCGCCGTCCCTTCCAACATCTCTGCTCTGTCCAAACTCACCTCATTAGACCTCAGCAGTAACAACTTCAGCGGATCCATTCCGCGGGAGATTGGGCAGCTGTCGGAGCTCCTCGAGCTCCGTCTCGACAACAACAGCTTCGGCGGAGGGATACCCTACCAGCTTAGCGGTCTGCAGAAGGTGCAGCTCCTCGACCTCGGATCCAATTACTTGGAAACACCGGACTACTCCAATTTCACCGGCATGCCTTCTTTGACATACCTCGATCTGTTCCTCAACAGCCTGACAGAAGAATTCCCTCCGTTCATACTGAAATGCACCAACTTAACATACCTTGATCTCTCAGCGAACGGATTCACAGGTCCAATCCCGGAGTCATTGGCTATCAACTTA CTACCGCGGCTTCGAGACCTTCGCCTGGGAGGAAACAACCTCGTCGGAGGGGTGCCGGCGACACTAGGATCCATTTCCAGCCTTCGAGTTCTTGAGCTTTACAACAACTCATTGGGTGGACCGATTCCACCTTCGCTAGGTCAGCTCCAGAAGCTGGAACGCCTCGACATCAAATTGGCAGGACTGAACTCCACCATCCCTCCTGAACTCGGCAACTGTACCAATCTGAACTACATAGAACTGTCTACCAATCGGCTCGAGGGAGAATTTCCAGGATCCTTTGTGAAGCTCACCAAAATGAGGGAGTTCGGGATCTCCTCCAACTCGCTTTCCGGCAAGATCCCGTCGGACTTCTTCGGTAGTTGGCCTCAGCTTATTTCCTTTCAGGTGCAGAACAACTCCATCACTGGGCGGATTCCCTCGGAGATTGGACTAGCGACGAATCTGACATACCTCTTCCTCTACACCAACAATCTTTCCGGTCCAATTCCGGTGGAGATTGGGAATTTGGTGAACTTGTTCCAGTTGGATCTGTCAGAGAACTCGCTGACGGGTACAATCCCTTCGACAATCGGCAACCTCACGAACTTATCTGTCTTGAATCTCTTCTACAACAATCTCACCGGCTCGATCCCGGAGGAGATTGGAAACATGACTGCACTGGCTAGCATTGACCTCAACACCAACAATTTAGAGGGGGAGCTGCCAAGTTCCATCGCTGAGCTTCCAAACCTTGCTTCTCTATCCGTCTTCACCAACAACCTCGCTGGTAGCATCCCCCGAGACCTCGGACAGAATGGCCTGTTGCAGAACGTCAGCTTCTCGAACAATTCCTTCTCCGGTGAACTGCCTCGAGGATTGTGCACCGGCTTCGCCCTTCACCACCTCCTGGTGAATAGCAACAATTTCTCCGGCTATTTGCCGTCTTGTTTGCGGAATTGCTCGAAGCTGCTTCGAGTCCGATTGGACTGGAACCACTTCAGTGGGAACTTAGAAGAAGCTTTCGGAGTACACCCCGACCTTGTTTACTTAGACCTCACTGGAAACCAGTTGACTGGCACGCTCTCGCCGGACTGGGCAGAGTTCAAGAGCCTCACTTACTTGCACGTAGACGGCAATAGCATCTCCGGTGACATTCCCGCAGCATTGGGAAACATGACCAATCTACAAGATCTGAGCTTGGCGTCAAACTATCTGGCAGGAGGCATCCCACCTGAAATCGGGAAATTGGAGTTCTTATTTAAGCTCAACTTGAGCAGCAACATGTTAACAGGTTCGATTCCTTCAGAGCTAGGAGAGCTTGATCCACTAACACATCTTGATCTATCAGGAAATGAACTCACTGGCCGAGTCACTGCGGAGCTCGCTAATCTGAACGACCTGTTGTTGTTGGATCTGAGCATGAATAAGTTGAGAGGGGAGATACCATATCAGATAGGAAACTTGAATTCTCTCCAAATTCTGTTAGACTTGAGTAGCAATTCTCTCTCTGGGACGATACCATCAAATCTTGGGAAGCTGACGAGGCTGCAAAAGCTCAACATCTCCCATAACAATCTTTCAGGTGAAATCCCAGATTCTTTATCAGAAATGGTCAGCCTGGAATCTGTGGACTTCTCCTACAACAATTTCACAGGTCCGATTCCAGAAGGAGGTGCTTTCCGGAATGCGTCTTTCGAAGCCTATGTGGGTAATCTGGGGCTATGCGGAGATGTGAAAGGCTTACTTTCTTGTTTCTCTACCTCCGTTGAAGTTTCTCACAAGCATCACAAACGACTCGTCATCGCGATCGTTGTTCCAGTTGTGGGGGTGTTGGTGTTGGCGGCCACAGTCATAACGATCATGCTATTATGCAGGGATGACCCTCGAGAGAAGCTTGAGATGGAGAAAGCAGCCAGGGAAAGTTCCGAGTCATCGATATGGGAAAGAGAATGCAAGTTCACTTTCATGGACATTGCGAATGCGACGGGCAACTTCGACGAAGCTTGCTGCATTGGAAGAGGACGATTCGGAAGCGTCTACAAGGCGGAGCTGCCGACAGGGCAGGTAGTTGCTGTGAAGCGTTTTCACGTTGCGCATTCTGAAGAGATGGTGAACATGTATCAGAAGAGCTTCGACAACGAGATCGCAGCTCTCACAGAGGTCAGACACCGAAACATCGTGAAGCTGCACGGGTTCTGCTCGAAGAGCGGATACATGTACTTGGTGTACGAGTACGTCAGCAGGGGTAGCTTGGGGGAGGTGCTGCATGGGGAGGAAGGGGGGACGAAACTGGACTGGGCGATGAGAGTGAAGGTTGTACACGGGTTGGTTCATGCCTTGGCCTATCTGCACCACGATTGCTCCCTGCCGATCGTGCATCGTGATGTCTCGGTGAACAACATCTTGCTGGAGTCGGATTTCGAGCCTCGTTTGTCCGATTTCGGAACAGCGAAGTTGTTGAACCCTGATTCTTCCAATTGGACCACTGTTGCTGGATCCTACGGCTACATGGCTCCAG AGCTCGCTTACACAATGAGGGTGACAGAGAAATGCGATGTCTACAGCTTTGGGGTTGTAGCACTGGAAGTCCTGATGGGGAAGCACCCAGGGGAACTCAtttcctctctgccttcgttgccgGAAGGAAAAGAATTGTTGCTGAAGGAAACGCTGGACCAACGATTGCCTGCTCCGGCCGGCCAGTTAGCAGAGGAGGTCGTCTTCATCGTGAAGGTGGCACTGGCGTGCATTAGCAGCAATCCATCGTCGCGTCCTTCCATGCGTTTCGTCGCGCAGGAGATATCTGCTCAAACCCAAGCTTGCATTCGTCAGCCGTTCGAAACGATTACAATCGGCATGCTAAATGGTTTTCAGGAATGA
- the LOC135673972 gene encoding uncharacterized protein LOC135673972: protein MSVAVISATGMPCHRNSTRLWMGWTGSNNVAWEENEEGICSSIAPRILDFDDDDDVSPLALLNYADDVYSSSSSATAAAVNKGTSASTPPRCWDDVGSFSPFPSIDALFDTPPAQQPDPVPAVCYPSSTSSSSLNPPLPAMFPVPTPYAGNHHLNPFDHQNPMVVDAITNGYPPYSPDAAAFPPSHQHAAAYVQQRQGFTGMEAGGIEACGGPYRFFYAGDILAADVLRPDDGLANPADVAENQRRENDHAWYGQSQAPPTAYGTDDLRVPMAGSGCSPMPLAATDISAMDDSSFKVGRLSVEERKEKIDRYMKKRAERNFSKKIKYACRKTLADSRPRVRGRFAKNDELGETAKSGSSNNDFDDEGEVAVKEEDILDSDILTHISGVNSFSYNFTLESWI, encoded by the exons ATGTCGGTCGCAGTGATATCTGCCACCGGGATGCCATGTCATCGTAACAGTACACGTCTCTGGATGGGTTGGACGGGATCCAACAACGTGGCATGG GAAGAGAATGAGGAGGGCATCTGCAGCTCAATCGCCCCCCGAATCCTTGacttcgacgacgacgacgacgtctCCCCCCTCGCGCTCCTCAACTACGCCGACGATGTCTACTCCTCATCATCTTCCGCCACTGCCGCCGCTGTGAACAAAGGCACCTCGGCTTCCACCCCTCCCCGGTGCTGGGACGACGTCGGCTCCTTCTCCCCCTTCCCCTCCATCGACGCGCTCTTCGACACCCCTCCTGCCCAGCAGCCCGACCCCGTCCCCGCTGTCTGCTACCCTTCATCCACCTCCTCCTCGTCGTTGAACCCTCCTCTTCCCGCCATGTTCCCGGTCCCGACGCCGTACGCCGGAAACCACCACCTGAACCCCTTCGACCACCAGAATCCCATGGTCGTCGACGCGATCACGAACGGCTACCCGCCGTACTCCCCCGACGCCGCGGCATTCCCACCGAGCCACCAGCATGCGGCGGCGTACGTGCAGCAGCGGCAGGGGTTCACGGGGATGGAGGCTGGTGGCATCGAGGCGTGCGGAGGACCGTACCGCTTCTTTTATGCGGGAGATATATTGGCAGCCGACGTGTTGAGGCCCGACGACGGTCTCGCGAACCCAGCCGACGTGGCGGAAAACCAGAGGAGGGAGAATGATCATGCGTGGTACGGGCAGTCGCAGGCGCCGCCAACAGCGTACGGCACGGACGACTTACGG GTGCCGATGGCAGGAAGTGGCTGCAGCCCAATGCCTCTGGCAGCTACTGATATATCGGCAATGGATGATTCCAGCTTCAAAGTAGGGCGCCTGTCAgtggaggagaggaaggagaagatcgACAGATACATGAAGAAGAGAGCTGAGAGAAACTTCAGCAAAAAGATCAAG TATGCTTGTAGAAAAACTCTAGCAGACAGCAGACCAAGAGTCCGTGGGCGGTTTGCAAAGAATGATGAACTTGGAGAGACAGCAAAGTCTGGTTCCAGTaacaatgattttgatgatgagggAGAA GTGGCGGTGAAGGAAGAAGACATACTTGACTCGGACATCCTTACGCACATTAGTGGTGTGAACTCTTTTTCGTACAACTTTACTCTAGAATCTTGGATATGA